The genomic window CTGTTCGGCAAGCACATCTCCGAGAAGGTCTAGGGGAGGCTCGCCATGATATCCGGTTACATCGAGGGCATCATCATACTGATCTGCGTGAACTCCATCGCAGCCATGGGCGTAAGCCTCCTCACGGGCTTCACGGGGATATTCACCCTGGGCCATGCGGGCTACATGGCCCTCGGGGCCTACACGGCGGCCATCCTTTCCGTCCGGCACGATGTCCCCTGGTTCATCGCCGTGATAGCCGGCGGAATCCTGGCCATGGTGGTCGCCTACCTTATCGGTGTCCCCACCTTGAAACTGATGGGGGACTATTTTGCCATAGCCTCCATAGGGCTTGGCGAAACGA from Thermovirga sp. includes these protein-coding regions:
- a CDS encoding branched-chain amino acid ABC transporter permease, which produces MISGYIEGIIILICVNSIAAMGVSLLTGFTGIFTLGHAGYMALGAYTAAILSVRHDVPWFIAVIAGGILAMVVAYLIGVPTLKLMGDYFAIASIGLGETIRLILENWQSFTRGARGFPGVTNFTTLPVAAAFFLGMLILMRFLINGNYGRAFKACRDDYIAASLLGFKTAHYRVLSLTISGFYCGIAGALL